Proteins encoded within one genomic window of Amycolatopsis sp. 2-15:
- a CDS encoding glycosyltransferase family 2 protein, translated as MTSAETGSTVVVVTWRGAAHVEACLEALAAQTRPHRTLVIDNASDDGTAALLKAHPSKPQIIRLKRNTGYAGAMAVALEHTTTPAIAWLNDDAAPEPTWLAELEDTLDEQPLAAAVTSRLELADGTTQSTGVRLTADGHGADLTEPVDEVFGFCGGAALLRTDAVRAVGGVPASFFCYYEDTDTAWRLRLAGWHVVSAPKARVRHLHGASTRPGSPLFHRWNERNRLLMLLRCAPAAVAVRELVRFAVITALLPLRRNKPGAANFHVGLRARVLAEVVMRLPATLRARRRTGEITTLGRGAIWDAWAGL; from the coding sequence GTGACCAGCGCGGAAACCGGCAGCACCGTAGTCGTGGTCACCTGGCGTGGCGCGGCTCACGTCGAGGCCTGCCTCGAAGCCCTCGCCGCGCAGACGCGTCCACATCGGACGCTCGTGATCGACAACGCCTCCGACGACGGCACCGCCGCCCTCCTCAAGGCCCACCCGTCGAAACCGCAGATCATCCGCCTCAAGCGCAACACCGGCTACGCGGGCGCGATGGCCGTGGCCCTTGAACACACGACAACGCCGGCGATCGCCTGGCTCAACGACGACGCCGCCCCCGAGCCCACCTGGCTCGCCGAGCTCGAAGACACCCTCGACGAACAGCCGCTCGCCGCCGCCGTCACGAGCCGCCTGGAGCTGGCCGACGGCACCACCCAGTCGACCGGCGTGCGCCTCACCGCCGACGGCCACGGCGCCGACCTCACCGAACCCGTCGACGAGGTCTTCGGCTTCTGCGGCGGCGCCGCGCTCCTGCGAACCGACGCCGTGCGCGCCGTCGGCGGCGTCCCCGCGAGCTTCTTCTGCTACTACGAGGACACCGACACCGCGTGGCGCCTGCGCCTCGCCGGCTGGCACGTCGTCTCGGCCCCGAAGGCCCGCGTCCGCCACCTCCACGGCGCCAGCACCAGACCCGGCTCGCCCCTGTTCCACCGCTGGAACGAACGCAACCGCCTGCTGATGCTTCTCAGATGCGCCCCGGCCGCGGTCGCCGTGCGCGAACTCGTCCGGTTCGCCGTGATCACCGCCCTGCTCCCCCTCCGCCGGAACAAGCCCGGCGCCGCCAACTTCCACGTCGGCCTCCGCGCGCGGGTGCTGGCCGAAGTGGTCATGAGACTCCCCGCCACGCTGCGCGCCCGCAGACGCACAGGCGAGATCACCACCCTCGGCCGAGGGGCGATCTGGGACGCCTGGGCGGGCCTTTAA
- the rfbB gene encoding dTDP-glucose 4,6-dehydratase — MRVLVTGGAGFIGSHYVRQVVSGAYPTLRDAEVVVLDKLTYAGNEANLDPVADSPRLRFVRGDICDAPLVSDLMRGVDLVVHFAAESHVDRSILGSADFVLTNVLGTQTLLQAALEAGVGKFVHVSTDEVYGSIADGSWSEDHVLEPNSPYSASKASSDLIARSFFRTHGLPVCVTRCSNNYGPYQFPEKVIPLFTTNLLDGLKVPLYGDGLNVRDWLHVDDHCHGIQLVADGGRAGEIYNIGGGTELTNRELTGRLLDAVGVGWERVEPVADRKGHDRRYSVDITKISSELGYAPRVSFEDGLAGTVRWYADNRAWWEPLKGRAALGTS; from the coding sequence ATGCGAGTCCTGGTCACGGGCGGTGCGGGGTTCATCGGATCGCACTACGTCCGGCAGGTGGTTTCGGGTGCCTACCCGACGCTGCGTGACGCCGAGGTCGTGGTGCTGGACAAGCTCACCTACGCCGGCAACGAGGCGAACCTCGACCCGGTCGCCGACAGCCCCCGCCTGCGGTTCGTCCGCGGCGACATCTGCGACGCCCCCCTGGTCTCGGACCTGATGCGCGGCGTCGACCTGGTGGTGCACTTCGCGGCGGAGTCGCATGTGGACCGTTCGATCCTGGGCTCGGCCGACTTCGTGCTCACGAACGTGCTGGGCACCCAGACACTGCTGCAGGCCGCGCTGGAGGCGGGCGTCGGCAAGTTCGTGCACGTGTCCACCGACGAGGTCTACGGGTCCATCGCGGACGGTTCGTGGTCGGAAGACCACGTGCTGGAGCCGAATTCGCCGTACTCCGCGTCGAAGGCGTCCTCGGACCTGATCGCGCGCTCCTTCTTCCGTACCCACGGGCTGCCCGTGTGCGTCACACGGTGCTCGAACAACTACGGCCCGTACCAGTTCCCTGAAAAGGTCATCCCGCTCTTCACCACCAACCTCCTCGACGGGCTGAAAGTGCCCCTCTACGGCGACGGCCTGAACGTGCGCGACTGGCTCCACGTGGACGACCACTGCCACGGCATCCAGCTCGTCGCCGACGGCGGGCGCGCCGGCGAGATCTACAACATCGGCGGCGGCACGGAGCTCACCAACCGCGAGCTGACCGGGCGGCTGCTCGACGCGGTGGGCGTCGGCTGGGAGCGGGTGGAGCCCGTGGCGGACCGCAAGGGCCACGACCGGCGCTACAGCGTCGACATCACCAAGATCAGCTCCGAGCTCGGTTACGCTCCGCGGGTGTCCTTCGAGGACGGTCTTGCGGGTACGGTGCGCTGGTACGCCGACAACCGCGCGTGGTGGGAGCCGCTGAAGGGCCGCGCCGCGCTCGGCACGTCCTGA
- a CDS encoding glycosyltransferase, with translation MPLGEPQPLVSVIVVNYRGAEDTITCLRALSADLDYEHGELICVENASGGDDAERIRSAVPAVKLIESPVNSGFAGGCNLGAKHAEGTVLAFLNNDARPAPAWVSAAVAELQAQPTVAAVASKVVDWDGTGTDFVDAGLTWFGMGYKRHAGSPLADVPEAERDVAKDVLFGTGSAMFVRASVFAELGGFDERFFMFYEDVDLGWRLNLRGWRVRYVPESLAYHRHHGTMSAVDAPETGRETFLLERNALAALYKNLSDESLAKALPAALALAVRRATARGGLDPEQLNLEKGVGPVETGDLAVPRTTVAGVLAIDRFVEMMPSLAESRAEEQAARVRTDADLLPLLRKALEPAYPLPDYLRAHDILVEAFGIEAVFGRRRKILVLTGDSITERMAGPAIRAWNIASTLAAEHEVHLMTTNPLLSPPPAAFRISSGKFRDLDAPIEWADVIILQGHVLELAPTLKKQHANKIVVADVYDPMHLELLEQGKGVADDQRALDLAGVTKVLDAQLERADFFLCASERQRHFWLGHLAALGRLSPRLYDADPTTQSLLAVVPFGLSPHEPVRTGPGLRASLGLGESDRVVLWAGGVYSWFDPLTLISAMDLLRQNRDDARLVFLGMKHPNPEVAEMDIGARTIRLADSLGLTDKHVFFNEQWVPYGERQNWLLDANCGVTTHYEHVETTFAFRTRVLDYLWAGLPIVTTDGDAFADLVRTERLGVVVPAEDAEALAAALEKSLYDEDFAAGCVERIAEVARRYAWPEALKPLVEFCRNPRPAADRLPGTADLTTTAPVRGTALVRRDVDLVREYLSQGGPSELARRVGGRVVKVARQRLRRG, from the coding sequence TTGCCGCTGGGGGAACCGCAACCGCTCGTCTCGGTGATCGTGGTGAACTACCGCGGCGCCGAAGACACGATCACCTGCCTTCGCGCACTGTCGGCCGACCTGGACTACGAGCACGGCGAGCTGATCTGCGTCGAGAACGCCTCCGGGGGCGACGACGCCGAGCGCATCCGCTCCGCCGTGCCGGCCGTGAAGCTGATCGAGTCGCCCGTGAACAGCGGCTTCGCCGGGGGCTGCAACCTCGGCGCGAAGCACGCCGAAGGCACCGTCCTCGCTTTCCTCAACAACGACGCCCGCCCGGCGCCCGCGTGGGTCTCCGCGGCCGTCGCGGAGCTGCAGGCGCAGCCGACCGTCGCGGCGGTGGCCAGCAAGGTCGTCGACTGGGACGGCACGGGCACCGACTTCGTCGACGCGGGCCTGACCTGGTTCGGCATGGGCTACAAGCGCCACGCGGGCAGCCCGCTGGCCGACGTGCCCGAGGCCGAGCGCGACGTCGCCAAGGACGTGCTCTTCGGCACCGGCTCGGCGATGTTCGTGCGCGCCTCGGTGTTCGCCGAGCTCGGCGGCTTCGACGAACGATTCTTCATGTTCTACGAGGACGTCGACCTCGGCTGGCGGCTGAACCTGCGCGGCTGGCGGGTGCGTTACGTGCCCGAATCGCTGGCCTACCACCGCCACCACGGCACGATGTCGGCCGTCGACGCGCCCGAGACCGGCCGCGAGACCTTCCTGCTGGAACGCAACGCGCTCGCCGCCCTTTACAAGAACCTCTCCGACGAGTCGCTGGCCAAGGCCCTGCCCGCGGCGCTGGCCCTGGCCGTCCGGCGCGCCACCGCCCGCGGCGGCCTGGACCCCGAGCAGCTGAACCTCGAAAAGGGCGTCGGCCCGGTCGAGACGGGTGACCTCGCGGTGCCGCGGACGACAGTCGCGGGCGTGCTGGCCATCGACCGGTTCGTGGAGATGATGCCCTCGCTCGCCGAGTCGCGCGCCGAGGAGCAGGCCGCTCGCGTCCGCACCGACGCCGACCTGCTTCCCTTGCTGCGCAAGGCTTTGGAGCCCGCGTACCCGCTCCCGGACTACCTGCGGGCCCACGACATCCTCGTCGAGGCCTTCGGCATCGAGGCCGTGTTCGGCCGGCGCCGCAAGATCCTCGTCCTCACCGGCGACTCGATCACCGAGCGCATGGCCGGCCCGGCGATCCGCGCGTGGAACATCGCCTCGACGCTCGCCGCCGAGCACGAAGTGCACCTGATGACCACCAACCCGCTGCTCTCGCCGCCGCCCGCGGCGTTCCGGATCAGCTCGGGCAAGTTCCGCGACCTCGACGCCCCCATCGAGTGGGCCGACGTGATCATCCTGCAGGGCCACGTGCTGGAGCTCGCGCCGACGCTGAAGAAGCAGCACGCGAACAAGATCGTGGTCGCCGACGTCTACGACCCCATGCACCTGGAGCTGCTGGAGCAGGGCAAGGGCGTGGCCGACGACCAGCGCGCGCTCGACCTCGCGGGCGTCACGAAGGTCCTCGACGCACAACTGGAGCGCGCCGACTTCTTCCTCTGCGCCTCCGAGCGGCAGCGCCACTTCTGGCTGGGCCACCTCGCCGCGCTGGGCCGGCTGTCGCCGCGGCTCTACGACGCCGACCCGACCACGCAGTCGCTGCTGGCCGTGGTGCCGTTCGGCCTTTCGCCGCACGAACCCGTGCGCACCGGCCCCGGCCTGCGCGCGTCGCTGGGCCTCGGCGAGTCCGACCGCGTGGTGCTGTGGGCCGGCGGCGTGTACAGCTGGTTCGACCCGCTCACGCTCATCAGCGCGATGGATCTGCTCCGCCAGAACCGGGACGACGCGCGGCTCGTGTTCCTCGGCATGAAGCACCCGAACCCCGAGGTCGCCGAGATGGACATCGGCGCGCGCACCATCCGCCTGGCCGATTCGCTGGGCCTCACCGACAAGCACGTGTTCTTCAACGAGCAGTGGGTGCCCTACGGCGAGCGCCAAAACTGGCTGCTCGACGCCAACTGCGGCGTGACCACGCACTACGAGCACGTCGAGACCACGTTCGCCTTCCGCACGCGCGTGCTCGACTACCTGTGGGCGGGCCTGCCGATCGTCACCACCGACGGCGACGCGTTCGCCGACCTCGTCCGCACCGAGCGGCTCGGGGTCGTCGTGCCGGCCGAAGACGCGGAGGCGCTGGCGGCCGCGCTGGAGAAGTCCCTGTACGACGAGGACTTCGCGGCGGGCTGCGTCGAGCGGATCGCCGAGGTCGCGCGCCGTTACGCGTGGCCGGAGGCGCTGAAGCCGCTGGTGGAGTTCTGCCGCAACCCGCGTCCGGCCGCCGACCGGCTCCCGGGCACCGCGGACCTCACGACCACCGCCCCCGTCCGCGGCACGGCGCTGGTCCGCCGCGACGTCGACCTCGTCCGCGAGTACCTCTCGCAGGGCGGCCCGAGCGAGCTGGCCCGCCGCGTCGGCGGCCGCGTCGTGAAGGTCGCCCGGCAACGGTTGCGCCGTGGCTGA
- the rfbD gene encoding dTDP-4-dehydrorhamnose reductase, with product MRLALLVPGGSGQLGRDLAALAGPEVEVVAPASAELDLRSAGEVVAALDALVSRAAAAGAAPVVVNAAAYTAVDAAEQDEVRAFGVNADGPRVLAAVCSSRRVPLVHVSTDYVFPGDASRPYEVTDELGPKSAYGRTKAAGEDAVLGSGASAWVVRTSWVYGKSGANFVKTIQRLEGEKDQLTVVDDQVGSPTWSADLAAGLVELAGRIAAGEGPSSRVLHCTGEGEVTWNGFARAIFEEIGADPERVRPCTTEEFPRPAPRPAYSVLSNASWREAGLTPLRPWREALAAYFRS from the coding sequence GTGCGGCTCGCTCTGCTCGTCCCCGGCGGTTCCGGCCAGCTCGGCCGCGACCTGGCAGCGCTCGCGGGTCCCGAGGTGGAGGTGGTCGCGCCGGCTTCGGCGGAGCTGGATCTTCGCTCGGCGGGCGAGGTGGTCGCGGCGCTCGACGCGCTGGTTTCCCGCGCCGCCGCCGCGGGTGCGGCGCCGGTGGTCGTGAACGCGGCGGCCTACACGGCGGTCGACGCGGCCGAGCAGGACGAGGTCCGCGCGTTCGGGGTGAACGCCGACGGGCCGCGGGTGCTCGCCGCCGTGTGCTCGTCGCGGCGGGTGCCGCTGGTGCACGTGTCCACGGACTACGTGTTCCCAGGCGACGCTTCGCGGCCGTACGAGGTCACGGACGAGCTGGGGCCGAAGAGCGCGTACGGGCGGACCAAGGCCGCCGGCGAGGACGCGGTGCTCGGGTCCGGCGCTTCGGCCTGGGTGGTGCGCACGAGCTGGGTCTACGGCAAGAGCGGGGCCAACTTCGTCAAGACGATCCAGCGGCTCGAGGGCGAGAAGGACCAGCTGACCGTGGTGGACGACCAGGTCGGGTCGCCGACGTGGTCCGCGGACCTGGCCGCTGGGCTGGTGGAGCTGGCCGGGCGGATCGCGGCCGGCGAGGGTCCGTCGTCGCGGGTGCTGCACTGCACCGGCGAGGGCGAGGTGACGTGGAACGGCTTCGCTCGGGCGATCTTCGAGGAGATCGGCGCGGATCCCGAGCGGGTGCGGCCGTGCACGACCGAAGAGTTCCCTCGGCCGGCGCCGCGGCCCGCGTATTCGGTGCTGTCCAACGCATCGTGGCGCGAGGCGGGGTTGACGCCGTTGCGGCCGTGGCGTGAGGCGCTGGCCGCGTACTTCCGGAGCTGA
- a CDS encoding glycosyltransferase family 4 protein codes for MADRPLRVLLDGTPLLGSRTGIGRYTAALSEELASMSEVDPRAVAFTLRGWRKLRGVLPHGARARGMPVPARLLRRAWLRSELPPVELFAGPTDVVHGTNFVLPGRLRAAGVLTIHDLAFLDEPGELAPSDRTLPELVRRGARRADVICTPTSAVADSVAERLDVSRDKIVVTPLGVNPAWFTARPPDDGQRAKLRLPEKYLLFAGAAGPRKGLDWLARTHASAPDLPPLVFAGPGPFPRLPRSGQTGYLSDVDLRTVVAGAAALVLPSRDEGFGLPVLEAMASDVPVVCTDIAALREVAGPCATLVPYDDVDGLATALRQAVLDPHATATSTARRTHAAGFTWRNCATLTVEAYRRAANR; via the coding sequence GTGGCTGACCGGCCGTTGCGCGTGCTGCTCGACGGCACCCCGCTGCTCGGGTCCCGCACGGGCATCGGCCGCTACACGGCGGCGTTGAGCGAGGAGCTCGCGTCGATGTCCGAAGTGGACCCTCGCGCGGTGGCGTTCACATTGCGGGGCTGGCGAAAGCTGCGCGGCGTCCTGCCTCACGGCGCGCGGGCTCGCGGGATGCCGGTGCCCGCGCGACTGTTGCGCCGCGCGTGGCTGCGGTCCGAGCTGCCGCCGGTCGAGCTGTTCGCCGGCCCCACCGACGTCGTCCACGGCACCAACTTCGTCCTCCCCGGCCGGCTGCGCGCCGCCGGTGTGCTGACCATCCACGACCTGGCTTTCCTCGACGAACCCGGCGAGCTCGCGCCGTCCGACCGGACGCTGCCGGAGCTGGTGCGCCGCGGCGCCCGTCGTGCCGACGTGATCTGCACGCCCACCTCGGCCGTCGCCGACTCGGTCGCCGAACGCCTGGACGTTTCCCGCGACAAGATCGTCGTCACCCCGCTCGGCGTGAACCCGGCGTGGTTCACCGCCCGCCCGCCGGACGACGGCCAGCGCGCGAAGCTCCGCCTGCCCGAGAAGTACCTGCTGTTCGCCGGCGCCGCCGGGCCGCGCAAGGGCCTCGACTGGCTGGCCCGCACACACGCGTCCGCGCCGGATCTGCCGCCGCTGGTCTTCGCCGGGCCGGGTCCGTTCCCGCGCCTGCCGCGCTCCGGACAGACGGGTTATCTGTCCGATGTGGACCTCAGGACCGTCGTCGCGGGGGCTGCCGCGTTGGTGCTGCCGTCGCGCGACGAGGGCTTCGGGCTGCCAGTGCTGGAGGCCATGGCGTCCGACGTTCCCGTGGTCTGCACCGACATCGCGGCGCTGCGGGAAGTCGCCGGTCCGTGTGCGACGCTCGTGCCCTACGACGATGTCGACGGCCTGGCGACGGCCCTGCGGCAAGCCGTCCTGGATCCCCACGCGACGGCCACGTCGACGGCGCGGCGCACGCACGCCGCCGGCTTCACTTGGCGCAACTGCGCGACGCTGACCGTCGAGGCGTACCGCCGGGCGGCCAACCGCTGA
- a CDS encoding LCP family protein, with protein MTEWPGSTLPSQRIPAARGRGVLVGLRRGGKVVLSILSIVILALTWYGWQFIGDPQTGFTTTQIFDQPEAHAKPLDGAIDILLVGQDSRTDAQGNPLPREVLDMLHAGIADGEKQTDTMILVHIPQNGEHAVAISFPRDSWVEITGGFGKHKLNSAYVYAYNDTFKTLQNQGDTDLKDVDQKSKVAGRKNLVATLEKFIGKPGMIDRYAEVNLASFYEITKAIDGVDVCLKAPVKEKKSGVDLPAGRQSISGVQALAFVRQRYGLPNGDLDRIARQQAFLSGLANKVLSGDVLTNPGKIAQLVAAVKKSVVLSEGWDLTEFAEQMRGLTGGNVEFHTIPTQGNAVIGGADVLRVDPAQVQAEVDRLTSDGKPDTPTSTPATLPGAGAVTVELFDGSGADVATQTRTLLQGKGFQLTGDTKLSTRASTVIRYNPADDAALALVRQALGADLEAEPDSDVTAGHVRVLLGKDRRGAGAGSGSTVTTTPTKPSAPAVPPAPPITAGGVPCVN; from the coding sequence GTGACCGAGTGGCCTGGGTCGACGCTGCCGTCGCAGCGGATACCGGCAGCGCGCGGCCGCGGCGTGCTCGTGGGGCTGCGCCGCGGTGGCAAGGTCGTGCTCTCGATCCTCTCGATCGTGATCCTGGCCCTGACCTGGTACGGCTGGCAGTTCATCGGCGACCCGCAGACCGGGTTCACGACCACGCAGATCTTCGACCAGCCCGAGGCGCACGCCAAACCGCTCGACGGCGCCATCGACATCCTCCTCGTGGGCCAGGACAGCCGCACCGACGCGCAGGGCAACCCGCTGCCGCGCGAGGTGCTCGACATGCTCCACGCCGGCATCGCAGACGGTGAAAAGCAGACCGACACGATGATCCTGGTGCACATCCCCCAGAACGGTGAGCACGCGGTCGCCATCTCGTTCCCGCGCGACTCTTGGGTGGAGATCACCGGCGGCTTCGGCAAGCACAAGCTCAACAGCGCGTATGTGTACGCCTACAACGACACGTTCAAGACGCTGCAGAACCAGGGTGACACCGACCTCAAGGACGTCGACCAGAAGTCCAAGGTGGCCGGTCGCAAGAACCTCGTGGCCACGCTGGAGAAGTTCATCGGCAAGCCGGGCATGATCGACCGCTACGCCGAGGTGAACCTCGCGAGCTTCTACGAGATCACGAAGGCCATCGACGGCGTCGACGTCTGCCTGAAGGCGCCGGTGAAGGAGAAGAAGTCCGGCGTGGACCTGCCGGCGGGCCGCCAGAGCATCTCGGGCGTGCAGGCGCTCGCGTTCGTGCGCCAGCGTTACGGCCTGCCCAACGGCGACCTCGACCGCATCGCGCGCCAGCAGGCGTTCCTCTCGGGGCTGGCCAACAAGGTCCTCTCCGGAGACGTGCTGACCAACCCCGGCAAGATCGCCCAGCTCGTGGCGGCGGTGAAGAAGTCCGTGGTGCTTTCCGAGGGCTGGGACCTCACCGAGTTCGCGGAGCAGATGCGCGGCCTGACGGGCGGCAACGTCGAGTTCCACACCATCCCCACGCAGGGCAACGCGGTGATCGGCGGCGCCGACGTGCTGCGCGTCGACCCGGCCCAGGTGCAGGCGGAGGTCGACCGGCTCACCTCCGACGGCAAGCCCGACACCCCCACCTCGACGCCCGCCACGCTGCCCGGCGCCGGCGCCGTGACGGTCGAGCTGTTCGACGGCAGCGGCGCCGACGTCGCCACGCAGACCCGCACCCTGTTGCAGGGCAAGGGCTTCCAGCTCACCGGCGACACGAAGCTGTCCACCCGGGCGAGCACGGTGATCCGCTACAACCCGGCCGACGACGCCGCGCTCGCGCTGGTCCGCCAGGCCCTCGGCGCCGACCTCGAGGCCGAGCCCGACTCCGACGTCACCGCCGGGCACGTCCGCGTGCTGCTGGGCAAAGACCGT